The Fulvivirga ligni genome window below encodes:
- a CDS encoding T9SS type A sorting domain-containing protein, giving the protein MKKNILLTILSLSMLLGASSAFAQNVEMNRFNKASLEVKKNEIKLFPNPTISYLNVKIENSNLKSASFTVHNIIGNVVEVPIEKIEENNYRVKVEDLAPGYYFLAIRDKEGHFKETFKFLKRT; this is encoded by the coding sequence ATGAAGAAAAATATACTGTTAACTATACTTTCATTATCAATGCTTTTGGGCGCAAGTTCTGCGTTTGCCCAAAATGTTGAGATGAACCGCTTCAATAAGGCTTCATTGGAGGTGAAAAAGAACGAAATAAAGCTTTTCCCAAATCCTACTATAAGCTATCTAAATGTTAAGATCGAGAACTCTAATCTGAAAAGTGCTTCATTTACCGTGCATAATATCATTGGTAATGTTGTAGAAGTTCCTATAGAGAAGATAGAAGAAAACAATTATAGAGTAAAGGTAGAAGACCTGGCTCCTGGATATTACTTCCTGGCAATTAGAGACAAAGAAGGACATTTTAAAGAAACTTTTAAGTTTCTTAAACGAACATGA
- a CDS encoding NADH-quinone oxidoreductase subunit C, with the protein MQFEDIINIIRQSCGDEVIQEVNELSSPKMIVINAEDLIQVAESLYSNESLFFDMLSCITGVDNGPEANTMEVIYNFYSIPFEHALMLKVVLPREKPVVASMVSIWKTADWHERETYDLLGIHFEGHPDLRRILLPADWEGHPLRKDYKHQEYYRGIKVEY; encoded by the coding sequence ATGCAGTTTGAAGATATAATCAACATAATCCGTCAATCATGTGGTGATGAAGTGATCCAGGAGGTCAATGAATTATCTTCACCTAAAATGATTGTAATCAATGCTGAAGATTTAATTCAGGTTGCCGAGAGCTTATATAGTAATGAGAGCCTGTTCTTCGATATGCTTTCCTGCATTACCGGGGTTGATAATGGCCCTGAGGCAAACACAATGGAGGTGATCTATAATTTCTACTCTATTCCTTTTGAACATGCCTTAATGCTTAAAGTGGTGCTTCCTAGAGAAAAACCAGTGGTGGCTTCTATGGTAAGTATCTGGAAAACAGCCGATTGGCATGAGAGAGAAACCTATGACTTGCTGGGCATACACTTCGAAGGTCATCCGGATCTGCGCAGAATATTATTGCCTGCCGACTGGGAAGGTCATCCTTTAAGAAAAGATTATAAGCATCAGGAATATTACCGGGGCATAAAAGTAGAATACTAA
- a CDS encoding NAD(P)H-hydrate dehydratase, giving the protein MKILTAEQTRQLDQYTIKNEPISSIDLMERASAAFVDWFISKYDPKHNIVIVCGTGNNGGDGLAIARMLHERHYKIQVFVVRKSDKSSNDFKVNLQRLEDLVDIKEITSSSEIPGFDHYDLIVDAIFGSGLSRPVEGLYAEVITAINSAEQEVVSVDIASGLFADRPTEQKAVIKPAYTISFQLPKLAFLLPENSEYVGDWIIKDIGLSQNGIDGLESSYKYLSINDVKSLVKKRKKFSNKGDNGRALIMAGSYGKMGAAVLSASAAVRSGVGLLTMYIPSCGYEIMQMSVPEAMAQVDERDHFLTSYTDESRYNAIGIGPGIGKEQETMYSIMQAIQSFDKPMVIDADGLNIISEHREMLELIPQNSIFTPHPKEFQRLVGEWKNDFERLEIQKEFSKTYGIIVVLKGAHTSITTPEGEVFFNSTGNQGMATGGAGDVLTGVVTSLLAQGYNPKNAACMGVFVHGLAGDLAAEEKGFTGMIASDLVKNLPSALKLLN; this is encoded by the coding sequence ATGAAAATTCTAACAGCTGAGCAAACAAGACAATTAGATCAGTATACCATAAAGAACGAACCTATATCATCTATTGATTTAATGGAGCGGGCTTCTGCCGCTTTTGTTGACTGGTTTATTTCAAAGTATGACCCCAAGCATAATATAGTCATAGTTTGTGGTACTGGAAATAATGGAGGTGATGGTCTGGCTATAGCGCGAATGTTGCATGAGCGCCATTATAAAATACAGGTGTTTGTAGTTCGCAAATCAGATAAATCTTCCAATGATTTTAAAGTTAATCTGCAGCGTCTTGAAGATTTGGTGGATATTAAAGAGATAACTAGTTCCTCTGAAATTCCAGGCTTTGATCATTATGATCTAATAGTAGATGCAATTTTTGGCTCAGGCCTTAGCAGACCTGTAGAGGGTTTGTATGCAGAAGTAATCACTGCCATTAATAGCGCAGAGCAAGAAGTGGTTTCTGTAGATATTGCTTCCGGTCTGTTTGCTGATCGGCCTACTGAGCAAAAAGCTGTGATTAAACCTGCTTATACAATTTCCTTTCAGCTTCCCAAGCTGGCTTTCTTACTGCCTGAAAATTCAGAATACGTTGGTGATTGGATTATAAAAGATATTGGATTATCCCAAAACGGGATTGATGGTCTTGAATCGAGCTATAAATACTTGTCAATTAATGATGTTAAGTCACTGGTTAAAAAAAGAAAGAAGTTTTCTAATAAAGGAGACAATGGCAGGGCTCTAATTATGGCAGGCAGCTACGGAAAGATGGGGGCTGCTGTACTATCTGCCAGTGCGGCGGTACGGTCAGGGGTGGGCTTGCTTACCATGTATATTCCTTCGTGCGGTTATGAGATTATGCAGATGTCTGTACCTGAAGCTATGGCTCAAGTAGATGAGAGGGATCATTTTCTAACCAGCTATACGGATGAGTCGAGGTACAATGCCATTGGTATAGGGCCAGGAATAGGTAAGGAGCAAGAGACCATGTACAGTATCATGCAGGCCATTCAGTCTTTCGATAAACCGATGGTGATAGATGCGGATGGATTGAATATTATTTCAGAACATAGAGAGATGTTGGAGCTGATTCCACAGAATTCCATATTTACTCCACACCCGAAAGAGTTTCAGCGTCTGGTAGGTGAATGGAAAAATGATTTTGAAAGATTGGAAATACAAAAAGAATTTTCAAAAACCTATGGCATCATCGTAGTGCTAAAAGGGGCGCATACTTCTATTACCACACCTGAGGGTGAAGTTTTTTTTAATAGTACCGGTAATCAAGGTATGGCTACAGGCGGAGCTGGAGATGTACTTACTGGGGTGGTGACATCATTATTAGCGCAGGGGTATAATCCTAAAAATGCTGCTTGTATGGGCGTTTTTGTTCATGGCCTGGCAGGTGATCTGGCCGCTGAGGAAAAAGGATTTACAGGTATGATAGCATCAGACCTTGTGAAAAATTTGCCTTCTGCTTTAAAATTGTTAAATTAA
- a CDS encoding NADH-quinone oxidoreductase subunit B, protein MGLLDQQFNSGGVIITKVDDLINWARLSSMFPMTFGLACCAIEFMTTGAATYDMDRFGMAPRASPRQADVMIVSGTVTFKMADRIRRLYEQMSEPRYVISMGSCSNCGGPYWEHGYHVVKGVDRIIPVDVYVPGCPPRPEALIGGFLKLHEKIRNETLMAPTALEELMKEEDAV, encoded by the coding sequence ATGGGATTACTGGATCAGCAATTTAACAGTGGAGGTGTAATTATTACTAAAGTCGATGACCTAATTAATTGGGCCAGGCTTTCCTCAATGTTTCCCATGACTTTCGGCTTGGCGTGCTGCGCCATCGAGTTTATGACTACTGGAGCAGCCACTTATGACATGGATCGTTTTGGTATGGCTCCTCGTGCCTCTCCCAGGCAGGCGGATGTAATGATCGTTTCAGGCACCGTAACCTTTAAAATGGCGGATAGAATCAGGCGTTTATATGAGCAAATGTCTGAGCCTAGATATGTTATCTCTATGGGATCTTGTTCCAACTGTGGAGGTCCTTATTGGGAACATGGCTATCATGTGGTGAAAGGTGTAGATAGAATTATCCCTGTAGATGTTTATGTGCCGGGCTGCCCGCCAAGACCAGAAGCGCTTATAGGTGGCTTTTTGAAATTGCATGAAAAAATCCGTAACGAAACCCTCATGGCGCCAACTGCTTTGGAGGAACTAATGAAAGAAGAAGATGCAGTTTGA
- a CDS encoding NADH-quinone oxidoreductase subunit D, whose product MANQIQYQYKEDNLLKSEPNKYQEKDLKSEEMLVNLGPQHPSTHGVLRLEIVTDGEIIRDVVPHLGYLHRCFEKHAESLPYNQTIPYVDRMDYLTAMNSEHAWAMGVEKMLGITDKIPKRVEYIRVLVAELNRMASHFVAVGTYAMDIGAFTPFLWMMRDREHIQRLLEWASGARMLYNYIWVGGLFYDLPVGFEDRCQQFVDYLRPKLDELKRLVIDNKIFVERTANIGVLPLDLAINYGVTGPMLRGSGLRYDLRKVDGYSVYPEIDFDVPVGEGLVGTKGDCWDRTYVRVLEIHESLKIIEQCIQKLKGEHKRTRDFDPQALVPKKIRPKAQEIYTRAENPKGELGFYFRADGKSDVPFRCKARSCCYVNLSIISELSKGSMIADLIAILGSIDIVLGEVDR is encoded by the coding sequence GTGGCTAACCAAATTCAATATCAATATAAAGAAGACAACCTTTTAAAGTCTGAACCTAATAAATATCAGGAGAAAGACCTTAAAAGTGAGGAGATGTTGGTCAATCTCGGGCCGCAACACCCATCTACGCATGGGGTATTGAGGTTAGAGATAGTCACTGATGGTGAGATTATCAGGGATGTGGTGCCGCATTTGGGCTATCTACATCGTTGCTTTGAAAAGCATGCTGAGTCTCTCCCTTATAACCAGACTATACCTTACGTAGATCGTATGGATTATCTCACGGCCATGAATTCAGAGCATGCCTGGGCTATGGGTGTGGAGAAGATGCTGGGCATTACTGATAAAATACCGAAGAGAGTAGAATATATTCGGGTATTGGTGGCGGAGTTAAATAGAATGGCCTCTCATTTTGTGGCTGTTGGTACTTACGCTATGGATATTGGAGCTTTCACGCCGTTTTTATGGATGATGCGCGATCGTGAGCACATCCAAAGGTTATTAGAATGGGCCAGTGGGGCTCGTATGCTATATAATTACATCTGGGTAGGTGGCTTGTTTTATGACTTACCTGTAGGTTTTGAAGACAGATGTCAGCAGTTTGTTGATTACCTGAGGCCTAAGCTTGATGAGCTTAAGAGGCTGGTTATTGATAATAAAATCTTCGTAGAGAGAACAGCTAATATTGGTGTGCTTCCGCTGGATTTGGCCATTAACTATGGTGTTACCGGCCCTATGCTTCGTGGCTCTGGCTTGCGCTATGATTTAAGAAAGGTAGATGGCTATTCCGTTTACCCAGAAATAGATTTTGATGTTCCAGTTGGTGAAGGTTTAGTAGGGACTAAAGGAGATTGCTGGGATAGAACTTATGTGAGGGTTCTGGAAATCCATGAGTCGCTCAAGATCATAGAACAATGTATTCAGAAACTAAAAGGCGAGCACAAGAGAACTCGTGATTTTGATCCTCAGGCATTGGTTCCTAAAAAGATCAGGCCTAAGGCTCAGGAAATCTACACCAGAGCTGAAAACCCTAAAGGTGAACTTGGTTTTTACTTCCGTGCAGATGGTAAGAGTGACGTGCCATTTAGGTGCAAAGCAAGATCGTGTTGTTATGTAAACCTTTCCATTATTTCAGAGTTATCAAAAGGGAGTATGATAGCCGATTTAATAGCCATTTTAGGCTCTATAGATATCGTACTCGGAGAGGTTGATAGATAG